From a single Candidatus Zixiibacteriota bacterium genomic region:
- a CDS encoding dockerin type I domain-containing protein: MNRKVISIFFIIFALGSLSPSLHSETYAPSQILQDCYGNGDINGDGSVRSFADLYYFEEFLYRCGPPPPDSINADLNNDCIGNSADFSLLQCFIISGVSCFDSYPVPTCCRVRLIRYHAPGDLNKNGEINILDLTALISYLYKNGPVPEPLWIADINANGICNIIDVAYLTSYLYKDGPEPQCLPH; encoded by the coding sequence ATGAATAGAAAAGTAATTTCAATCTTTTTTATCATCTTTGCTTTAGGGTCTCTTTCGCCCAGTCTGCACTCTGAAACCTATGCCCCATCGCAGATTCTTCAGGATTGCTACGGCAATGGCGATATCAACGGCGATGGTTCGGTTCGCTCGTTTGCCGATCTCTACTATTTTGAGGAATTCCTTTATAGATGCGGACCGCCGCCTCCCGATTCGATAAATGCCGACCTCAATAACGACTGCATCGGCAACAGCGCCGATTTCTCCCTTCTCCAATGCTTCATAATCTCCGGCGTCTCCTGCTTTGACAGCTATCCGGTGCCGACCTGCTGCCGGGTCCGGCTCATCCGATACCATGCCCCGGGCGACCTCAATAAAAACGGGGAAATCAATATTCTCGACCTGACAGCGCTTATCAGTTACCTTTACAAGAACGGTCCTGTCCCGGAACCGCTCTGGATTGCCGATATCAATGCCAATGGAATTTGTAATATTATCGATGTCGCTTATCTGACCAGCTACCTTTACAAAGACGGTCCTGAGCCGCAATGCCTTCCGCATTAA
- a CDS encoding glycosyltransferase family 39 protein, which yields MPATFFNRRYLQYFLAGLLAIYFLITFPLAFRNRAIHIDEAWIGEQAYTLQRDGIVTNNLFADYPPLDGEIVIYHKLPVWLGGIFVKLFGWGLYPLRAISILAGFALLLVFFRALAQLYNWRVGIVGTLLLLWVPQFWEAMRIFRPEILLTLFGFASYLLARFAAEKNRLFPAALAGIAAGFAGLAHPLGMIFAAAGSLALIFHKKIIPGLILALLALLTFAPYISGFITDDELFLRQLADNGIMASKLQFSWWTPFLNLLNEHKRIFRNGDVIGISLLFLLAVATFRQVRKLPGRFYWQYLLIAFLLLAIAPFPKITRYYLPLIPFLVIGVSLTVESIISDSDTNSGLRRPIYLFCLALFIGYGFYALGRAASVDWHAPRELEASRMLAEKMTPGAVVIGRFDMVFDYIDEFRIYCWWGTEQRLSGNFHPETVEQYADSIGAHYLVITKYNLEQMNLNSQQVSARFRRFQPVLMLPERERYLFGYTVEHSIKPEP from the coding sequence TTGCCTGCTACTTTTTTCAACCGACGATATCTTCAGTACTTTCTCGCCGGGCTTCTTGCTATATATTTTTTGATTACCTTCCCGCTCGCTTTCCGCAACCGCGCTATTCATATCGATGAGGCCTGGATCGGGGAGCAGGCTTATACTCTGCAGAGAGACGGTATCGTCACCAACAACCTTTTCGCCGATTACCCCCCCCTTGACGGCGAAATTGTCATATATCACAAATTGCCGGTCTGGCTGGGGGGAATATTTGTGAAGCTGTTCGGCTGGGGGCTTTACCCCCTCCGCGCCATTTCCATCCTTGCCGGTTTTGCCCTTCTTTTGGTATTTTTTCGGGCGCTTGCCCAGTTGTATAACTGGCGGGTCGGCATTGTCGGGACTTTGTTGCTTCTCTGGGTACCCCAATTCTGGGAAGCGATGCGTATTTTCCGCCCCGAAATTCTCCTGACCCTGTTTGGTTTTGCCTCCTATCTTCTTGCCCGTTTTGCGGCGGAAAAAAATAGATTGTTTCCAGCCGCCCTTGCCGGAATCGCCGCCGGCTTTGCAGGGCTGGCCCATCCTTTAGGGATGATTTTTGCCGCAGCGGGATCTCTTGCTCTTATTTTTCATAAGAAGATTATCCCGGGGCTCATTCTGGCGCTTCTGGCGCTGCTGACATTCGCGCCATATATCTCCGGCTTCATCACCGATGACGAACTCTTTCTGCGGCAACTTGCCGACAACGGCATTATGGCTTCCAAACTTCAGTTCAGCTGGTGGACACCGTTTCTCAATCTCTTAAATGAGCATAAGCGGATATTTCGCAACGGCGATGTCATCGGTATCAGCCTTCTATTCCTGCTGGCCGTTGCCACTTTTCGGCAGGTTCGGAAACTTCCCGGGCGTTTCTACTGGCAATATCTGCTCATCGCCTTCCTTCTTCTGGCAATTGCGCCGTTCCCCAAAATAACCCGATATTATCTTCCTCTTATTCCTTTTCTGGTTATCGGCGTATCTCTTACAGTTGAGTCAATCATAAGCGACAGCGACACCAATTCGGGACTGAGACGCCCCATCTACCTCTTCTGCCTGGCACTGTTTATCGGTTATGGATTCTACGCTCTGGGAAGGGCGGCGTCGGTGGACTGGCATGCTCCCCGCGAACTGGAAGCCAGCCGGATGCTGGCGGAGAAAATGACGCCCGGGGCGGTGGTGATAGGCCGCTTTGATATGGTGTTCGACTACATAGATGAGTTCCGCATCTATTGCTGGTGGGGAACCGAGCAGCGCTTGAGCGGGAACTTTCATCCTGAAACGGTGGAGCAGTACGCCGATAGCATCGGAGCGCATTATCTGGTGATTACCAAGTATAATCTGGAGCAAATGAATCTAAATTCGCAGCAGGTGAGCGCGCGCTTTCGCCGCTTCCAGCCTGTTCTGATGCTGCCGGAGCGGGAACGCTATCTCTTCGGTTACACCGTCGAGCATTCAATAAAGCCAGAGCCTTGA
- a CDS encoding TonB-dependent receptor, with amino-acid sequence MRPLFLVTSMLLCAVAMGHGASEEEPFQLPDTVVVTAERFPSPARKVSWPVRTLSLNGRIHSADLSRRLDGVAGIDLTGYGQTGHLSNLLIWGAPSSQILLLRDGRPVYNPATGGFNLAEFSAAELERVEIVKGTQSALYGSDAIGGVINLISRKDYFRHYGGGFSAGSHGYLDYYFRMAPAISDWRLNLLHEGAVGDNARINSGVRRNLFQGELIYAPARRNWESAVSYRYFRDSVGLPGPVPDPGAIPYYGDSHSFSNVNHQRDFIHSLDARFQIAPRPNAPFSADFNLFYDKRTLEYFGRYAYLGFANDSIDVTDRNRNVGRNSGIEGAVRFDLGEITLSGGLEFLSASSRVSTSTSSTTYDRSGGSSFALESGSDRHHHRDIYAVWSAQSIFLHDRLEIEFSERLQLVNGSESYEAFNSGLKFYPNPDWSLAVAIGSAFRLPSFNDLYWPRDEYSVGNPGLIPEKGNNLALTVTGRIDTTAMLNASLFYRRVKDLITWAPLGEDNSFGSPRWTPSNLNRFQTFGADLGFTFRPYRSWSLELELTAQSARQKNKELVFSGGDGTQRFETRERDAAFVPPLKARAAINAKTAYINGFLEAVFTSTKKAYFAEYSFDSLFNSLISYTEKRLPEAVVLNFGVHRPIGEIFDISLNINDIFDQKPSRQFGSSIKDGDYPSLGQDINLAINFNFR; translated from the coding sequence ATGCGTCCTCTCTTTCTGGTTACCTCGATGCTGCTTTGCGCCGTAGCGATGGGACACGGCGCCAGCGAAGAGGAACCATTCCAACTCCCCGACACGGTCGTTGTCACCGCCGAGCGCTTCCCCTCGCCGGCGCGAAAAGTCAGCTGGCCGGTGCGGACTCTGAGCCTTAACGGCAGGATACATTCCGCCGACCTTTCCCGCCGACTTGACGGTGTTGCCGGCATCGACCTGACCGGATATGGACAAACCGGGCATCTCAGTAATCTTCTTATCTGGGGTGCGCCCTCCTCCCAAATCCTGCTTTTGCGCGACGGTCGTCCCGTTTATAATCCGGCCACCGGCGGTTTCAACCTGGCGGAATTCTCCGCCGCGGAACTGGAGAGGGTCGAAATTGTCAAAGGGACCCAGTCGGCGCTTTACGGCTCCGACGCCATCGGCGGCGTCATCAATCTCATTTCGCGCAAAGATTATTTCCGCCATTACGGCGGCGGTTTTTCGGCCGGGAGCCATGGCTATCTCGATTATTATTTTCGGATGGCGCCGGCTATCTCTGACTGGCGATTGAATCTGCTTCATGAAGGCGCCGTCGGCGACAACGCCCGCATCAATTCCGGAGTCAGACGAAATCTTTTCCAGGGGGAATTGATTTATGCCCCGGCCCGGAGAAACTGGGAGAGCGCCGTTTCGTATCGATATTTTCGGGACTCGGTCGGTTTGCCGGGACCGGTGCCGGACCCGGGAGCAATTCCCTACTACGGTGACAGCCATTCGTTCTCCAACGTTAATCACCAGCGGGACTTCATTCATTCTCTGGATGCTCGCTTTCAGATTGCCCCCCGCCCCAACGCCCCCTTTTCCGCTGACTTCAATCTGTTTTATGACAAGCGGACCCTCGAGTATTTCGGCAGGTACGCCTACCTCGGTTTCGCCAATGATTCTATCGATGTCACCGACCGGAACCGGAATGTCGGTCGGAACTCCGGAATCGAGGGAGCAGTCCGTTTTGATTTGGGGGAGATTACTCTCTCCGGCGGTCTTGAATTTCTGTCGGCATCATCCCGAGTCTCCACCAGCACCAGTTCTACCACTTATGACCGAAGCGGCGGCTCCAGCTTCGCTCTCGAGAGCGGCTCCGACCGTCATCATCATCGGGATATCTACGCCGTCTGGTCAGCGCAGTCAATCTTCCTGCACGACCGGCTGGAAATCGAATTTTCAGAGCGGCTCCAATTGGTAAACGGTTCCGAGAGTTATGAAGCTTTCAACAGCGGTCTGAAATTCTATCCCAACCCAGACTGGTCGCTGGCGGTGGCAATCGGAAGCGCTTTCCGCCTCCCGTCATTCAATGACCTGTACTGGCCCCGCGATGAATATTCGGTCGGCAACCCCGGTCTGATTCCGGAAAAAGGAAATAATCTGGCGCTGACGGTGACAGGTAGAATCGACACTACTGCCATGCTGAACGCCAGTCTCTTTTACCGGAGGGTAAAGGATTTAATTACCTGGGCGCCGCTGGGGGAGGATAATTCCTTTGGCTCCCCCCGCTGGACCCCTTCTAATCTGAATCGATTCCAGACCTTTGGGGCTGATCTGGGATTTACTTTTCGCCCCTACCGCTCCTGGTCGCTGGAGTTGGAACTGACCGCCCAGTCGGCGCGCCAGAAAAACAAAGAACTGGTCTTTTCCGGCGGGGATGGCACGCAGCGTTTTGAGACCAGGGAGCGGGATGCTGCCTTTGTCCCGCCGCTTAAAGCCCGTGCTGCCATTAATGCCAAAACGGCATATATCAACGGTTTCCTGGAGGCGGTCTTCACCTCGACTAAAAAGGCTTATTTTGCCGAATATTCATTCGACAGCCTCTTTAACAGCCTTATATCGTACACCGAAAAGAGACTTCCCGAGGCGGTGGTGCTCAATTTCGGAGTTCATAGACCCATCGGGGAGATTTTTGATATCTCGTTAAATATCAACGACATTTTCGACCAGAAACCATCCCGCCAGTTCGGCAGCAGTATCAAAGACGGGGACTATCCATCTTTGGGGCAGGATATCAACCTGGCGATAAATTTCAATTTCCGATAG
- a CDS encoding dockerin type I domain-containing protein, with translation MKFKSILAFLPIMMVLLIPPPFASAQECYGDGDVNNDGISLSVADMVALARGITNCGYTIPAPWAADLDGNCIIDSADFAIYYCYFKSGISCLPDGFPLLTCCDPQVDIAFIWGDANGNHTINILDVTAIISYLYRNVPRPDPDFTGDANGDGSLGILDATYLIAYLYKSGSAPKCATSFFD, from the coding sequence ATGAAGTTCAAATCAATATTGGCGTTCCTGCCCATTATGATGGTACTTCTGATTCCCCCTCCTTTCGCATCCGCGCAGGAATGTTATGGGGATGGTGATGTCAATAATGATGGCATTTCACTCTCCGTCGCCGACATGGTCGCCCTTGCCAGGGGTATCACCAATTGCGGGTATACCATTCCGGCTCCCTGGGCGGCCGACCTGGATGGCAATTGTATCATAGACAGCGCCGACTTTGCCATATACTATTGCTATTTCAAGAGCGGTATCTCTTGCCTACCTGATGGCTTTCCGCTTCTGACCTGTTGCGACCCGCAGGTCGATATCGCTTTCATCTGGGGAGACGCCAACGGCAATCATACCATAAACATACTGGATGTTACCGCTATCATCTCTTATCTCTACCGGAATGTCCCCCGGCCTGACCCGGATTTCACCGGCGATGCCAACGGGGATGGTTCCTTGGGGATACTGGATGCCACCTACTTGATTGCCTATCTCTATAAGAGCGGTTCGGCGCCCAAATGTGCCACCTCATTTTTTGATTGA